The Ptychodera flava strain L36383 chromosome 3, AS_Pfla_20210202, whole genome shotgun sequence region AGATGATTTGAAAGAGTTGGATATACATAATGAAGTTCAGCAGGACGAACCTTGTGTCATCTTCTTCAGCTCTGGCAGTACTGGACTGCCAAAAGCCGTTGTGCACTCACACCGCGCCATCGCAGAATGTGCCATAACCACATCTGATTACAGAACAGCATATAATGACGATCAGCGTGGTTGTCATCTGTGTACATCGCCATGCTACTCGCCCGTACTTGAGAGCACCATTGCCTCGGTAGTTGTAGCTGGTGATAGGTTTGTTCTGACAGAGTCTACTGAGGTGGAGACATTTCTCAGCGTGATAAGACTTGAACGATGTACATATGTCGGCCTTTTCCCTCTTCTTGCTTTTGAGATAGCGTACAGCAAGGACGAAGGTATCGATCTTTCGTCCCTGAAACAAGCTGGCTTGGGGGGGAATACCTTGCCACCTGACACTCTCGCAAAACTTAGAAAGTTTCATATCAAAAATATAACCATAGGTTATGGGATGACTGAAACGAATTTAATCACGTGTCATCTTAAAGGCGAACCAATTGACGAGAAGACATGTGTAGTGGGACGACCACTTCCTCATACTGAAGTTaagattgttgatgacacatTCTGTACAGTCCCAGTCAACACTGAAGGTGAAATCTGTGTACGGAGTCCATTTGTTTTTGAGTACTACTATGGGGAAGAAGAGAGGACGAAGGCCGTGAAAACAGAATCGGGTTGGGTGAAAACTGGAGATGCTGGAATCATGCTTGACGATGGAAGAATTCGAGTACTGGGAAGGAAAGACGACTGCATCATAAAAAATGCGAAAAATATATATCCTTCCGAAATAGAGCGCTATCTCTTTGGTCACAGTAAGGTGGAACTTTGCCAGGCAGTGGCAGTTCCTGACCAAAAAGTGATTAATGAGATATGTTTGTGCTTAGTCTTAAAATCTGAAACAAAGTGTACAGAAGAAGAAATCTTTAACGTGATGAAGGAACATTTGGATGAATTCCACATtcctaaatatattttattttttgaccgTTTTCCAGCCACTGACACCGGGAAAATAAAACGTAAGGAACTGATGAGCATTGCAACAGAACGATTAAATCTGTAGAGATGAGTATATTAATTGTGGTAAACTTATACTTTATTCTTTCTGGAGATGATAtaccttgtttgtttgtttgttttgtttgtttgtttatttcaccactgacgaaaaaatgaacatttgtataCTTAGTTAGTTAAAACTTGTTAGTTATTACATTGTTATTCTTCTGATTTGAGATTATAGAAACTACAGAATTATAGCCTTTCTGCAGTTAATTTGGATATTTATTTTTCTCGATTTCGACTCTGTTGTTCACCTTTCTGCCGTACTGTACGAAGCGAGatatgatttcaactttactaTCATTATTGTACCTCACCTTTGCAGCACCATTCCGCTCTCACCAAACTAAGGCGTACACATTTCGGTTTATTCATTATGCGAGAATATTCAGTtcatactgtgattttgcagagaTATAGGACCACCTCTTTTGCATGCAATCAAGGTTACAAATGAGAAAGGTTTGTCTCTCTATTGAAACTGTTTTAGCAGGCATATTAGGCTTGTTTACACGTATGATGTTTCTCTCAGTCAGATGATTACCGGTGATATCAGTGAAATCAGTTTGTGGACGGTGACCTTGTACGTCTTAGTTTGACCGACATATTGGTACATGGCTGTTGCAACTGCTTCCTATTAATCCTCAGAAACATTTTCATAACTCGCTGTGTGACCATTCGGCTGTTTCAGGTGGGATTTCTTTGGTTGGTATCTTGTTCAATTGTTTACCCCTTTCTCCTATAATAGGAGAGATTATGTATTTTCCTGATAGATGAGCTAGATTTCAAGTGCTGAATATTATCAGAGAGGTTAGCAAAGTTTCCAAGTCAGACTGATATTTAAGACTGAGGATTTAAGGTCATATAGGGGTCATTTGCTGACATTTTTTATATAAATGTTTCAAAGAAAGACCTCAAAATAGAAGCTTTACTGCTGTATGTCATAAGTAGGAGATGTGAAGTTGAGGATTGCTAGAGATAATACCTAGCTGCCCAGCTAACTGTACTCGTACAACTGAAATACTGTAAAGTCTATGATTAGTGTTTTGTAAATAGATTTGAATAAAGGAAGTCAACAactcaaatgttttctttgaagTTTCGTGGAAAGTAGCTTTCTAAGTTTAGTTTGTGAAGTTGCATGGCAGAATTAAAGATACTGCAATATTTGTCCCTTCTGTGACACGTACATAAGGCAGTGGTCTGACAAGTTTAGGCTGCAGTCGTTAAATTGACGCTTACTTTGTTTAACGAGCGATCGTGACTTCATTTACTTTTTGCAGAGATATCTTAACTCTTTATTAAAAGTTACAATCATACAGtcaaattattttctttacaatgCAGTCTATCGCTCCACAAatagttttgtttattttacatcATAACGTATCCATAGAGTATTCGAAGCAATCGAACCTGTCAAATTTCCTGTGAATCCATGTGCAAGATATACATAAATGTAATTCGAGTCACTCTAAGCAAGCGGGGTACTTACTACTTGTCTGTTAATATTACCTACTTGTGAGTTTGAATTTTACAGTGGTTGACAAGGTAGTACTGCACACCGTAAAGAGTCGGGATCTAGGCCctttattatttttcatgaacaaataATGCTCTTGGTTACCTTTCAATATTTGAACACATAAACTGTTCAAAAATGTGACTTTCAGTACAGAATCTTCCCAAATCGAAGGAGTAGTTGACGATGTCGTGCGGAATGTATACTTGCTAATGCAGTCGACGTTTGTATGTGATTATTCTACAATGCCGATGCTGAGCTAGAAAGCATGTCTCACCTGGCAAGGAGGTGCACTTAGACTGCAAACTCGATAAGTGTTGGCTGTTTTGCATTTATGAATATAAGGTTGTATAAGGTTATCTCCAAACCTTTGAGTTATGACCACGCACAGCCGATGTGTAGAGATAAAGCGTTTTAACACTTCTAAAGATTTACGAGTGTTCTGGCTTCTGGTATAATAAAGGAGGGGATTATTTATTAGGTGCTGAGGAGAGGTCATACGAAAATATGAAAGAGTAAACAGGTATGACCAGTCAGGCATAACGAGGTCATGTGAAATGGGCCATGCAAGCTCTGGGAGTGGTGTTTTAAATCTCCCATAATAAGTACGCTtgtgtgtaaataaataaagtgtCTACGATTGATAAATATTCAtggttaacacgattggaactaatttgggaaaattggatctacatattttccaaatttctcaaaagtgttcagtgccctatagctgaatgttgcaatattacaaataactcataaaaagtgtgtaacttaaaaagaaaaacagaccaggttacatttgcagataaaaacgacattacttcaccatccaattatcccaaattagttccaatcgtcttGGTTGTGTTTGTCATGATTCCACAGCACTTGAATATCGAGGAGCCTTGAAGTGATAAAGAAATAATGGCGACTGATCTTGTAGCATtgactcaaaaaagtgattcaTAATTACAATCATAGTCCGATTCAACGACATTTCATTGCAAAGCCAATATTCACCGTTATGATTTAACAATTATCCACCACCCTTAAGTGTATAGTAAATCCACAGTTTCTATGCaatccaaaaatcaattttttgtacacacatatacaaaccatatttacatacagtatcaaatatatataaaagtgcagatatagcttgttgtgTAGGAGACAATTGTTAACAGTTTGCCCAATAGGCTCCCTTTataattatgatttgatatttatgaaTGAGCACTCTATTGGTCACATTTTCACTCCTTGTAGTTGCGCGAAACAGGGTTACCCTCCCCAAAAGACATGCATGACATTTTATGACTcttcaaaacaaacatttttcgAAAAAAGCTATCAACCCCCTCCCtaagaaacaaaaacagaacaaaaaacaaaacaaacaaaagaggaccaccccccccaaaaaaaaaacaaaaaaacacagcCTTTCTCCCAATACATTTTGTCCAGTCCAAGGAGATTTCGAAGTGAATCGGTTATTGTAGTGGTACCCAGTACGACAAACTTTTGGGATCCCAATTAAAGTGTATGTCCTATATTATTGTTACAGAAAGATAAATTTATGTTATCATTGGTCACGTTATATTAAGATGACAATTAAGTTTCATAACAGTATAAAAGCAATCACAATTCTAAATTCAGATGCCAAACACTGCAAATGTTATTGATATAAAGAATAATATTGCACAGAACAAAGCAAAAGTCCACAACGGATGGTATGGGTTGTTCATACGACCAACGCTGATTCAGAAGGGAGTTACTATTCTTATAGATGCGTTCAATAGTTATTATCAGTCAAATCAACACACATTGCATCAAGatataataatacagataaattaaCACTAAAGTGTTGCGTGTATAATAcaataatacatgtaaattcaCATAactccacatgaatacaggcacgttgaatacaagcaatggattcttgactaTAATTATCTGGATATGCTCTTTCCAGCTAAAATAAAAGCAATAATCCATACTACTACTGTGAGTATAAAATGGGTTTCATGCGGTGCCCGACTCTGCAGAAACGTCAAAAAGCTTGTGCCTGGTGACCCTCACGCTGAAACAGGTCTACACCTCTGACCCTCTTCTAAAACATGTTTTGTCAAACGGTACTATCGTGTTGAGTCTACGCatactgaaaaatacaaagctATTGGTTACTTTAAACATACGCAAACAAGGTCTTATCACAACCTTTGAGTTTGGTTATGTATGGCAGATATGTAGATAGACCACGTCGAAAAAAACTCTAAATCTTCCCAAGATTTTTTTGGCTTCTGGTTGTTAAACGAAGAAAAGTAACACATTGGGTGAGTATTTCTCAGGTGCTTAATCAAGTCATGTCGCAAGATATGAAAGATTAGCGGCCAAAATGGGCTTTCAGCCATAAGTAGGACATATGAAACACAGGTTTGATCGAATTCTTGTGAGGTTCCACAAACAACTAGTACTGTAAACGTGTACTtgcatgtttatatttttgataCTCAAATCAACTCATATTGTGTGGACACATTGAATGACTAGAGTCTGGTGAAGCTCACTCTGCAACAATTCTTCACTACCAATGCTGAGTTAGAAATCATGTTTAATCGGGCACAACGTTTGGGTGGTGTTCGCTGAGACTGAAAACCAATTATAGGTTGCTTCAGGTTATACGTTTGTACTTGAGTGTTtggtaaagaaactcagaaattgAAGTTGCACTGGGCGTTGGTTTCCTGAATCATGTTCTTTAGTTTTTGGCAGGCAGAATTTAAAACAGTTTTCACTTGAGACAATTTTCTAGGGCACCGTATATGTCAGGCACACTAAAAGTACGTTCAGTATGTGTTTTATTTCGCAATATAACacctttcataaaatatgaaagggTAAGTTTAACCCTGACTCGCATCACTGCAAACAGTGGACCCTGgatttttcatataaaaattaCTGTGCGCATGTGCAACAGGCATTTTCATGACATGTTCTTTACCATATATCCTAGTGTTTTGCATAGTATGTCGCTATGTTTTATCCTTTCCCCTATGGTAAGAAAGACAACGTATTTTTCCTTCTTGGATGGAGTTGATTCCACATGCTGAGTGGAGACTGTTGTAAAGTCTCTAAATCAAACTGACATACTCACTAGAAAATGATGTAAGGTCATACAAGGGTCATGTAGTGACCTTGTTATTGTGCCTTTGGAAGCCTTCAACCTAGAAGCATTACTGCTTTATTGTCAACATATCTCATTCGATGGTTAGAGTTCGAACCGTTGTTGAAAACATCATACCAAACACGGTACATGTAGGGGCATGAGCTCTCTGTCAGCGcgtatgatagatagatagatagatagatagataagttTATTTCAGTACTGATGGCCTCCggccaaaatgtacaaatcaaaaagcaaaaattataAACTGGTCGCTAGAAATGTACAGATGACAGCAGGGCAACGAATAGAAATATTATCTTAATTATTAATAGTGTGAAGAATGTATGTAACATGAAATGAAAGGTGATTACATCATTGTTTCAGAAAGAATTATGCTCGTGCTCAAAATGTAGTTAGATGATTGATAAGTTGCTGAAAGTTGACAGATGAATAGTAAAACAACACGCAAGCTTGGTATTAAGTATGCAAAACAGTCGAACATTTTGATTATGAGAAATTTTTTGTATCAGAATACAAATTGAAGCGAAGGCAAATATGCAGCAGATGTTAGCGGATGATGTTAATTTCATAGGTAAGGAACCCGACTTAGCTCTTTTGCTTGCAGGAACGAGGGAACGTTAATGAATCTTCAGATTGAGTGTTGGGCATTGAGAAGACTCcaacattattttaaaaaatctatAAGCCGTATTCCCTTGACCCTCTGGCAGTGTTCAAGCCTGTCGTAGAGAATGCAAAATTATGTAACAGAAAAACCAGCGAGATTGGGTCACTTCCCTGTTAAAATGAACCTCGtcgaaaataacattttgacaacaaaaattgtgaaagcttgtaaatttgtcatttttaaaagTAAGACTTCAACTTATTGTTATTTAAACAAATTCTGTATGTTGAAGAACGTCCATGACTCTCTTctttaaataatgaaatagaATGCACGCATATATGATACGATACTGTAGATGTAATTCCTGTTTCTGATACTCAGCTGTCACACATTCATACCatcatagaacaaacaaacaagttaAGTTGAAACGCGTTTATAGAAAGTCGGTATCGTCTAGAGGGCTTTTGTTTGTAATTGCGTAGACCAAGAACACAATGACACGGGGGGTATGGGTGTTTAGTTATTTGAAACAGCAAAATCGAAAGCACTTCGGGAATGCCTTTGGAGACACTAATGTTTCCAACTGTGTCCTATCTCAAATTGTTTGCACTGGTATTACAGTTTACTGTCTCCGTCCGGGGGATGGTTATTGAGAGGTCATAGGTATACAGAAACAGAATAGAAGCTTAAAGTCTTCAAAGATGATGGCATAACAGCGTTTACTTCTTAAGCGTGGATGTTATATTACTGCCAGGTGTTGTCCCCTTCTTAGTAATTGTGTTAGTCAAGACACCTCCTATATACAATCTCTACAGTGGTTATTTACATACAATTATCATCTCGTCAATAGTGTCCCTGCCTAGTAATGACGTACGGTATTTATGACCAAAATTCATATCAATGGCGACACCATGAACATCCGGATATGATTTACTTGTTTGATTTCTCACGTCCGTATCGCCATCGTACATCGTTCACAATTCTGAATCTGATCATTGACCTTTGTGTAGAATTGACGTCAAAGTGAATGAACCCTGTGACACTAGTGTAACAGTTAACTTTACTGTTGACCTTGTAATATCTCATAGTCTATGATTACTATGTCGTGTACAAGTTTTGCAACCTCTCCCATTATATGTTTGGATGAAGAACACCCATAACGTTAACGTACAGGTTTAGATCTTGAACTTTGGGCGGAAGTAGATTTCTGCTTGAAATTGTTAAAGTGGGTAGGTAAAATGGAAAGTGACAGGAAAGTTCTGTATCATCTGGTCCTTCGTTCGTGTTAATTTTGCGATATAATTATAACTTCTGTCAAATGTGGCAGGGATAACCTACCCAAAAAGTTTACTTATTATACCTACTCATAATTCGTTGAAGTAAAGTCAGGTGTTCCTACAACTGTACAGTTCAAGTATTCGGTCTGAACGTCTCCAATTTAACAGGAAAATAAAAACACAGCCATTTTCGTTGGGGAAGTAAGGAAGCCTTCAGTCTTTATAGTACGGGTTGGCCGGAAAACTCCCCAGGGAGGCTAGGTTTTTCTGAAATTGGAAGATCGAAGGAAGATTCAAGTTTTTTTGCAAACAGAAAGGGGGTAGACACTTCGTTTTCGAAAATATCCTGTCAAAAAGCGTTGCTTTAGTAAGCAAAACTATTCTGTCGAATTTTCATTCTCTAAAGTGAAATTACTATGGTCTCAAGAAAGTACATCTATtttctgtattatataagtttGATGTTATCAAGTCTATTCTTGGCTTGTTTTACCATACATTTTACGAATAGAGTTGAATGGGGCAGGTTTTAGTATGTTGTTGATAAATTTAGGCAAATCATAATGAAAAGTTATGAGACATAACGTTGGCTTTTCACAAACCTTATACCTAAGTCAATACAATGTAAAGCCTATTATACTTTACACTTTTTATGCGAGTCTTTGTCACgtaatacattttgtgtatttctttgAAGTTTCAATATCAATAATCTTTTTCTTAAAATCTGGAAGTGTTGATGAGACATGGCTTAGCCAATACTGTATACGTAATGTACAGAAGTCTGTCTCGCATAGAACATATTATACTTGacacatattatttttttcgacTGTGGGTCCGTGTAAAAATAATTGGAATCCAATTAGCAATCTACAAGATCAGTGACTGTTTATCTTAGAGCCAAAATAACCTTTGAAAGTACAAAAAATTAACTGGTATAAAAATACTCGAAGTTGACAAAAGACGATCAATACAAAGTTCAATAAGTAAAAACCTTGCGATAGTCAAGGTTGGGAAGAACTGATGTATTGTCTAAGGTTATTGGAATATGTAGAGGTACCATTGAAACTATCCTCTTAAACATCAAGATCTTTATAATTTCTGAtaactatattatttatatGCATCTGAAAATTCAAGTTTTTGTCCATCTTAACACCCAGATAATCAAGGCTATCAACTTGATCAATCAGTTGATTGAATAGCAtgataaagatattgaattaaATTTGTTTGAAGTGTCAACATCAACAGTTTACCTAATTTACCTATGAGGCTTGGTTTAGCGTACTCCTTATACATTTGGGTAATCATCTTGTTGAGGTAGTGTCACATAAATGAAACTAGATTAGAGGTTAATAGGGGTAAGCTGCAAGTAGGTCATACAAGCCAAGATCTGATCGGGACTTAATCTGGTTGCATAGTTAACTGCACTGTTGCCGCTGATCTATCGCGGAGTTTGCGATTGTCATCTGGACGTGTAGAGTAAAAGAAGTAAATGATATAATTGTGGTTATTAAGTTGATTTCTCGATCCAGTTGGTATGGCTGgaagtaaaaattaaaaatggtcgACAAGCGTTgctattttaaattttgttcgCCGGTACGTTAAATACTTTGAGTTT contains the following coding sequences:
- the LOC139129672 gene encoding medium-chain acyl-CoA ligase ACSF2, mitochondrial-like, translated to MAAHILATTSKLTQSYYHKPSQRRFCGKTLDQLFDLTSDAYPQREVITYYSKDGEVKRLSFKELRLRVDRFAVGLMKFGLQKGKKLGIFVGRRFEYIVVYLGAMKAGLIAVRLLTSSKANQLKDQINKVSCDMLVTDSDGLTTIRELLPDVEAINVPCYRQPLPSVRFFINIDAAESRGACLALTNVFSLSSDDLKELDIHNEVQQDEPCVIFFSSGSTGLPKAVVHSHRAIAECAITTSDYRTAYNDDQRGCHLCTSPCYSPVLESTIASVVVAGDRFVLTESTEVETFLSVIRLERCTYVGLFPLLAFEIAYSKDEGIDLSSLKQAGLGGNTLPPDTLAKLRKFHIKNITIGYGMTETNLITCHLKGEPIDEKTCVVGRPLPHTEVKIVDDTFCTVPVNTEGEICVRSPFVFEYYYGEEERTKAVKTESGWVKTGDAGIMLDDGRIRVLGRKDDCIIKNAKNIYPSEIERYLFGHSKVELCQAVAVPDQKVINEICLCLVLKSETKCTEEEIFNVMKEHLDEFHIPKYILFFDRFPATDTGKIKRKELMSIATERLNL